A stretch of the Hippocampus zosterae strain Florida chromosome 16, ASM2543408v3, whole genome shotgun sequence genome encodes the following:
- the LOC127588757 gene encoding delta-sarcoglycan-like isoform X2 gives MMTQEQCSHRNNVQSSEQAQVYKVGIYGWRKRCLYFFVLLMMILILVNLGLTIWILKVMNFTIDGMGNLRITAQGLKLEGDSEFLQPLYAKEIQSKPGRPLYLQSSRNISVNIVNSNNQLLTQLVTGSSGFKAQGKMFEVKSTSGKLLFSADEQEVVVGAERLRVMGAQGAVFSKSVETPHVRAEPFKELRLESPTRSLLMEAPKGIQILAEAGDIQAICRNELRLESKDGEISLDARRIRLTRLPEGKASAGASASGSRQTVYEVCVCPNGRLFLSQAGTGSTCQISNNVCL, from the exons ATGACCCAAGAACAGTGCAGTCATAGGAACAATGTCCAGAGTTCAGAGCAAGCGCAAGTGTACAAAGTGGGAATCTACGGCTGGAGGAAACGCTGCCTTTACTTCTTCGTCCTGCTGATGATGATCCTCATCCTGGTCAACTTGGGGCTCACCATCTGGATCCTCAAAGTCATGAACTTTACCATC GACGGCATGGGCAACCTGAGAATAACAGCGCAGGGCCTCAAGCTGGAAGGGGACTCGGAGTTCCTTCAGCCTCTCTATGCCAAAGAAATCCAGTCCAAACCG GGTCGCCCCCTGTACCTGCAGTCGTCCCGAAACATATCGGTGAACATCGTCAACAGCAACAACCAGCTGCTCACGCAACTCGTAACAG GATCCAGCGGGTTCAAAGCGCAAGGCAAAATGTTCGAGGTCAAATCCACATCCGGCAAACTCCTCTTCTCGGCCGATGAGCAGGAAGTGGTGGTGGGCGCCGAGAGGCTGCGGGTGATGG GCGCCCAGGGAGCCGTGTTCAGCAAGTCGGTGGAGACGCCGCACGTCCGGGCCGAGCCCTTCAAGGAGCTGCG ACTGGAATCGCCCACCCGCTCCCTGCTCATGGAGGCCCCCAAAGGCATCCAGATCCTGGCCGAGGCCGGCGACATCCAAGCCATCTGTAGGAACGAGCTGCGACTGGAGTCCAAAGACGGAGAG ATCTCCCTGGACGCCCGGCGCATCCGCCTGACGCGCCTACCGGAGGGGAAGGCGTCGGCCGGCGCCTCGGCATCCGGCAGCAGGCAGACGGTCTACGAGGTTTGCGTTTGCCCCAACGGGAGACTTTTCCTCTCGCAGGCCGGCACCGGCTCCACCTGCCAAATCAGCAACAACGTCTGCCTCTAG